A window from Balearica regulorum gibbericeps isolate bBalReg1 chromosome 1, bBalReg1.pri, whole genome shotgun sequence encodes these proteins:
- the RABL3 gene encoding rab-like protein 3 isoform X2, with amino-acid sequence MAALDRVKVLVLGDSGVGKSSLVHLLCQNQVLGNPSWTVGCSVDVRIHDYKEGTPEEKTYYIELWDVGGSVGSATSVKSTRAVFYNLLNGIILVHDLTNKKSSQNLYRWSLEALNRDVAPTGVLVTNGDYDREQFADNQIPLLVIGTKLDQIPETKRNEVLTRTAFLAEDFNAEEINLDCTNPRYLAAGSSNAVKLSRFFDKVIEKRYFLRDGNQIPGFSERKRFGGGTLKSLHYD; translated from the exons ATGGCGGCTTTGGACAGGGTTAAGGTGCTGGTGTTGGGCGACTCCG GTGTCGGGAAGTCTTCGCTTGTTCATCTTTTATGCCAAAACCAGGTTTTGGGAAACCCGTCCTGGACAGTGGGCTGCTCGGTGGATGTTCGA ATCCATGACTACAAAGAAGGGACTCCAGAAGAGAAGACCTACTACATTGAGCTGTGGGATGTTGGAGGTTCAGTGGGTAGTGCCACTAGTGTGAAAAGCACACGAGCAGTATTTTATAACTTGCTGAATG GGATAATTTTAGTGCATGACTTAACCAACAAGAAATCATCCCAGAATTTGTATCGCTGGTCTTTGGAAGCACTCAACAGAGATGTTGCTCCAACAGGAGTTCTTGTGACAAATGG TGACTATGACCGTGAACAGTTTGCTGATAACCAGATTCCACTGCTGGTAATAGGAACTAAGCTGGATCAGATCCCAGAAACTAAGCGGAATGAAGTTTTGACCAGAACAGCTTTCTTGGCTGAGGATTTCAATGCCGAAGAGATAAATTTG GATTGCACCAATCCTCGTTACCTGGCTGCAGGTTCATCCAATGCTGTCAAGCTAAGCAGGTTTTTTGATAAG gtCATAGAGAAGAGGTACTTCTTAAGAGATGGCAATCAG ATTCCTGGcttctctgaaaggaaaaggtttgGAGGAGGAACACTGAAGAGCCTTCATTATGACTGA
- the RABL3 gene encoding rab-like protein 3 isoform X1, with the protein MAALDRVKVLVLGDSGVGKSSLVHLLCQNQVLGNPSWTVGCSVDVRIHDYKEGTPEEKTYYIELWDVGGSVGSATSVKSTRAVFYNLLNGIILVHDLTNKKSSQNLYRWSLEALNRDVAPTGVLVTNGDYDREQFADNQIPLLVIGTKLDQIPETKRNEVLTRTAFLAEDFNAEEINLDCTNPRYLAAGSSNAVKLSRFFDKVIEKRYFLRDGNQVSSITRVLRFLASLKGKGLEEEH; encoded by the exons ATGGCGGCTTTGGACAGGGTTAAGGTGCTGGTGTTGGGCGACTCCG GTGTCGGGAAGTCTTCGCTTGTTCATCTTTTATGCCAAAACCAGGTTTTGGGAAACCCGTCCTGGACAGTGGGCTGCTCGGTGGATGTTCGA ATCCATGACTACAAAGAAGGGACTCCAGAAGAGAAGACCTACTACATTGAGCTGTGGGATGTTGGAGGTTCAGTGGGTAGTGCCACTAGTGTGAAAAGCACACGAGCAGTATTTTATAACTTGCTGAATG GGATAATTTTAGTGCATGACTTAACCAACAAGAAATCATCCCAGAATTTGTATCGCTGGTCTTTGGAAGCACTCAACAGAGATGTTGCTCCAACAGGAGTTCTTGTGACAAATGG TGACTATGACCGTGAACAGTTTGCTGATAACCAGATTCCACTGCTGGTAATAGGAACTAAGCTGGATCAGATCCCAGAAACTAAGCGGAATGAAGTTTTGACCAGAACAGCTTTCTTGGCTGAGGATTTCAATGCCGAAGAGATAAATTTG GATTGCACCAATCCTCGTTACCTGGCTGCAGGTTCATCCAATGCTGTCAAGCTAAGCAGGTTTTTTGATAAG gtCATAGAGAAGAGGTACTTCTTAAGAGATGGCAATCAG GTCTCTTCGATCACTCGTGTTTTGAG ATTCCTGGcttctctgaaaggaaaaggtttgGAGGAGGAACACTGA